A DNA window from Daucus carota subsp. sativus chromosome 3, DH1 v3.0, whole genome shotgun sequence contains the following coding sequences:
- the LOC108215303 gene encoding uncharacterized protein LOC108215303 isoform X5: protein MDEVSMTINISANLQSLSSLHMECKTGDHGITTEGEGWSLTVVLLEGINLAAIRLSDPYVVFSCNGKTRSSSIKFQKSDPRWNGYFAEVFDFDAMNEPPSMLDPDVYDFYGPFDGSKSLGTNRRYLWVFLLGLLHIFQCLCPEKSVGMSALLLRLVLIGRASFVFPLSFISNLTKKSMSNKVNLKQQVIIWWAGLMRGVVSMNLLIISQHRK from the exons ATGGATGAG GTTAGCATGACAATTAATATATCAGCCAACTTACAGTCACTGTCCAGTCTCCACATGGAATGCAAAACAG GTGATCATGGTATCACAACAGAGGGAGAAGGGTGGTCTCTAACTGTTGTCCTGCTAGAAGGAATTAATTTGGCAGCAATTAGGTTGTCCGATCCGTATGTGGTGTTCAGCTGCAATGGTAAAACCAGATCCAGTTCAATTAAGTTTCAGAAATCTGATCCTCGATGGAATGGTTATTTTGCAGAAGTATTTGATTTTGATGCGATGAATGAGCCTCCATCTATGCTGGATCCggatgtttatgatttttatggGCCGTTTGATGGATCCAAATCCCTTGGAACAAACAGGAGATATCTTTGGGTGTTTCTCTTGGGTCTGCTACACATATTTCAGTGTTTGTG TCCTGAAAAATCTGTTGGCATGAGTGCTTTGCTACTTCGATTGGTTCTGATAGGAAGAGCATCATTTGTATTCCCTCTTTCCTTTATATCAAACCTTACCAAGAAGTCCATGAGTAATAAAGTAAACCTCAAGCAACAG GTTATAATATGGTGGGCTGGTCTAATGAGAGGCGTTGTTTCAATGAACTTGCTTATAATCAG ccAGCATCGGAAATGA
- the LOC108215303 gene encoding uncharacterized protein LOC108215303 isoform X4 → MCCSYSCWLMYDAVNRKPYPIKGDHGITTEGEGWSLTVVLLEGINLAAIRLSDPYVVFSCNGKTRSSSIKFQKSDPRWNGYFAEVFDFDAMNEPPSMLDPDVYDFYGPFDGSKSLGTNRRYLWVFLLGLLHIFQCLCPEKSVGMSALLLRLVLIGRASFVFPLSFISNLTKKSMSNKVNLKQQVIIWWAGLMRGVVSMNLLIISIGNDCERNLGISARCQRVGSRYD, encoded by the exons ATGTGTTGCTCTTATTCATGTTGGCTAATGTATGATGCAGTTAATAGAAAACCTTATCCAATTAAAG GTGATCATGGTATCACAACAGAGGGAGAAGGGTGGTCTCTAACTGTTGTCCTGCTAGAAGGAATTAATTTGGCAGCAATTAGGTTGTCCGATCCGTATGTGGTGTTCAGCTGCAATGGTAAAACCAGATCCAGTTCAATTAAGTTTCAGAAATCTGATCCTCGATGGAATGGTTATTTTGCAGAAGTATTTGATTTTGATGCGATGAATGAGCCTCCATCTATGCTGGATCCggatgtttatgatttttatggGCCGTTTGATGGATCCAAATCCCTTGGAACAAACAGGAGATATCTTTGGGTGTTTCTCTTGGGTCTGCTACACATATTTCAGTGTTTGTG TCCTGAAAAATCTGTTGGCATGAGTGCTTTGCTACTTCGATTGGTTCTGATAGGAAGAGCATCATTTGTATTCCCTCTTTCCTTTATATCAAACCTTACCAAGAAGTCCATGAGTAATAAAGTAAACCTCAAGCAACAG GTTATAATATGGTGGGCTGGTCTAATGAGAGGCGTTGTTTCAATGAACTTGCTTATAATCAG CATCGGAAATGACTGTGAGAGAAACCTTGGAATTTCTGCCAGATGTCAGAGAGTTGGATCACGCTATGATTAG
- the LOC108215303 gene encoding uncharacterized protein LOC108215303 isoform X6, which produces MDEVSMTINISANLQSLSSLHMECKTGDHGITTEGEGWSLTVVLLEGINLAAIRLSDPYVVFSCNEVFDFDAMNEPPSMLDPDVYDFYGPFDGSKSLGTNRRYLWVFLLGLLHIFQCLCPEKSVGMSALLLRLVLIGRASFVFPLSFISNLTKKSMSNKVNLKQQVIIWWAGLMRGVVSMNLLIISIGNDCERNLGISARCQRVGSRYD; this is translated from the exons ATGGATGAG GTTAGCATGACAATTAATATATCAGCCAACTTACAGTCACTGTCCAGTCTCCACATGGAATGCAAAACAG GTGATCATGGTATCACAACAGAGGGAGAAGGGTGGTCTCTAACTGTTGTCCTGCTAGAAGGAATTAATTTGGCAGCAATTAGGTTGTCCGATCCGTATGTGGTGTTCAGCTGCAATG AAGTATTTGATTTTGATGCGATGAATGAGCCTCCATCTATGCTGGATCCggatgtttatgatttttatggGCCGTTTGATGGATCCAAATCCCTTGGAACAAACAGGAGATATCTTTGGGTGTTTCTCTTGGGTCTGCTACACATATTTCAGTGTTTGTG TCCTGAAAAATCTGTTGGCATGAGTGCTTTGCTACTTCGATTGGTTCTGATAGGAAGAGCATCATTTGTATTCCCTCTTTCCTTTATATCAAACCTTACCAAGAAGTCCATGAGTAATAAAGTAAACCTCAAGCAACAG GTTATAATATGGTGGGCTGGTCTAATGAGAGGCGTTGTTTCAATGAACTTGCTTATAATCAG CATCGGAAATGACTGTGAGAGAAACCTTGGAATTTCTGCCAGATGTCAGAGAGTTGGATCACGCTATGATTAG
- the LOC108215303 gene encoding F-box/FBD/LRR-repeat protein At1g13570-like isoform X1 yields the protein MDRISNLPINILDLILERLPLHDAARTTTLSKTWRTLWGSQAELVFDDVFFSHLVSKKHKQASEISLTISHILLVHSGHILKFHLNIPKTLPLLYTDSWIRNISNSGVKKLELFNKRPSAYKMPSYLFSCSELTDLTLDNCILSPPLGFGGFCNLITARLSHVQITSDMSFGAQLETLDLKYCTRTFNLRGQFRCDNNIRKLMITYCQNFDWQMFKYIRNVETLGLVSAYRFRRVISFDSLVCKMPRIQVLLLDVFPFKSVEPGASVVFRRLRIMDKLISLQISFGFYDLVQTQSVICLIRSSPNLQNLRIRLSYFFSSAFRLGDSFCFSRLALHG from the exons ATGGATAGAATTAGCAACTTGCCCATAAACATATTAGACCTCATTCTAGAACGTTTGCCGTTGCACGATGCAGCAAGAACTACTACACTGTCAAAAACTTGGAGGACTCTATGGGGATCACAGGCTGAACTAGTTTTTGATGATGTATTTTTTTCGCATCTTGTTTCTAAGAAACATAAACAAGCATCTGAAATTTCATTAACCATAAGTCACATTCTGCTGGTTCATAGTGGACATATATTGAAGTTCCATCTTAACATTCCCAAAACTCTGCCCCTTCTATACACAGATTCGTGGATTAGAAACATATCTAACAGCGGCGTTAAAAAATTGGAGCTTTTTAATAAACGACCCAGTGCCTACAAAATGCCTTCTTATCTGTTTTCCTGTTCAGAGTTAACTGATTTGACGCTTGATAACTGTATACTCAGTCCGCCCCTTGGATTTGGAGGCTTCTGTAATCTCATTACTGCTAGACTCTCTCATGTCCAAATTACTTCTGACATGTCATTCGGTGCTCAACTCGAAACACTGGATTTGAAATATTGCACCAGGACTTTCAATTTGAGAGGCCAATTTCGGTGTGATAACAATATCAGGAAGTTGATGATCACTTACTGTCAAaattttgattggcaaatgtTTAAATACATCAGGAATGTTGAAACTCTTGGCTTGGTGTCTGCATATCGGTTTCGAAGAGTGATTAGTTTTGACAGCTTAGTTTGCAAGATGCCCAGAATCCAAGTCCTTCTCCTCGATGTTTTTCCCTTTAag TCTGTGGAACCAGGTGCATCTGTTGTTTTTAGGAGACTTAGAATAATGGATAAGTTGATCTCTCTACAAATATCTTTTGGATTTTATGATCTGGTTCAGACTCAGTCTGTTATTTGCTTGATTAGAAGCTCGCCTAATCTGCAAAATCTTCGTATAAGGCTG aGCTACTTTTTCTCTTCTGCCTTCAGACTAGGAGATTCATTCTGTTTTTCAAGACTCGCTCTTCATGGATGA
- the LOC108212776 gene encoding putative glutaredoxin-C11 — translation MPAFLVVFITSGDTKRYETWSQRLKGASVATFGLKDSKVHHQQLGGGGGAGDAPLSFWDQAAERGPQRQGLDDGLDHPAWGTFGHCAGGFCGCKLVGAMDRVMASHISGNLVPLLKQAGASWL, via the exons atgcccgcttttcttgtagtgttcaTAACTTCAG GTGATACGAAAAGATATGAAACTTGGTCTCAAAGGCTAAAAGGTGCATCAGTGGCCACTTTTGGTctcaaagactcaaaggtgcATCACCAGCAacttggtggtggtggtggtgccgGGGATGCACCTCTGAGCTTTTGGGACCAAGCTGCTGAACGAGGACCCCAGAGGCAAGGACTTGATGATGGCCTTGATCACCCTGCTTGGGGGACGTTCGGCCACTGTGCCGGTGGTTTTTGTGGGTGCAAGCTGGTAGGGGCGATGGACAGAGTCATGGCGAGTCATATCAGTGGCAATCTCGTGCCTCTTCTTAAACAAGCTGGGGCTTCGTGGCTCTGA
- the LOC108213656 gene encoding F-box/FBD/LRR-repeat protein At1g13570-like, which produces MATHKKARQPDWGATVLDRISKLPINILHLILERLPLHDAARTTTLSKTWRTIWGSQAGLVFDDVFFSHLVSKKIEQPSDVSLTISNILLVHSGTILKFHLYIPKYLPLLHTDLWIRNISNSGVRKLELIHTPPSPYKMPSFLFSCSELTDLTLDNCILSPPLGFGGFCNLINARLVHVKITDDMSFGAQLETLDLKYCTGIFNLRGQFGCDNNIRKLMITYCGYINLQWFKYTRNVETFGLMFEFWSLKLINLDSLVYKMPKIQVLLLNGVPFKSVEPGASVFKRLRIMDKLIFLQVSVGFYDLVQTQAVICLIRSSPNLQNLRIRLKPKVNFVAAMESLTVRGVGEYLQLPDLVDLILDKLETVDILGTVGSRSELHFIKLLLASSPSLIWMKISKSDTIGDPREELRILGEVTQLPRASTIAKIVWN; this is translated from the exons ATGGCAACCCATAAGAAAGCAAGACAACCTGATTGGGGAGCCACTGTGCTGGATAGAATTAGCAAATTGCCCATAAACATATTACACCTCATTTTAGAACGTTTGCCGTTGCACGATGCAGCAAGAACAACTACACTGTCAAAAACTTGGAGGACTATATGGGGATCACAGGCTGGACTGGTTTTTGATGATGTATTTTTTTCGCATCTTGTTTCTAAGAAAATTGAACAACCATCTGATGTTTCATTAACCATAAGTAATATTCTGTTGGTTCATAGTGGAACTATTTTGAAGTTCCATCTTTACATTCCTAAATATCTGCCCCTTCTACATACCGATTTGTGGATTAGAAACATATCAAATAGCGGGGTTAGAAAATTGGAGCTTATCCATACACCACCTAGTCCCTACAAAATGCCTTCTTTTCTGTTTTCCTGTTCAGAGTTAACTGATTTGACGCTTGATAACTGTATACTCAGTCCACCCCTTGGATTTGGAGGCTTCTGTAATCTCATCAATGCTAGACTCGTGCATGTCAAAATTACTGATGACATGTCATTCGGTGCTCAACTCGAAACACTGGATTTGAAATATTGCACTGGGATTTTTAATTTGAGAGGCCAATTTGGTTGTGATAACAATATCAGGAAGTTGATGATCACTTATTGTGGATATATCAATTTGCAATGGTTTAAATACACCAGGAACGTTGAAACTTTTGGTTTGATGTTTGAATTTTGGTCTCTAAAATTGATTAATCTTGACAGCTTAGTTTACAAGATGCCCAAAATCCAAGTTCTTCTCCTCAATGGTGTTCCCTTCAag TCTGTGGAACCAGGTGCATCTGTTTTTAAGAGACTTAGAATAATGGATAAGTTGATCTTTCTACAAGTTTCTGTTGGATTTTATGATCTGGTTCAGACTCAGGCTGTTATTTGCTTGATTAGAAGCTCGCCCAATCTGCAAAATCTTCGTATAAGGCTG aAACCTAAAGTAAATTTTGTAGCTGCTATGGAATCATTGACTGTAAGGGGGGTTGGAGAGTATTTGCAATTACCAGACTTGGTCGACCTGATTCTTGATAAGCTGGAAACTGTGGATATATTGGGAACAGTGGGTTCGAGGTCTGAGCTTCATTTTATAAAGCTTTTGCTTGCATCTTCCCCTTCGCTTATATGGATGAAGATTTCTAAAAGCGACACCATTGGTGATCCTAGAGAAGAGTTGAGGATTCTAGGAGAGGTGACGCAGCTTCCTAGAGCATCCACAATTGCAAAGATAGTATGGAACTGA
- the LOC108215303 gene encoding uncharacterized protein LOC108215303 isoform X7 → MCCSYSCWLMYDAVNRKPYPIKGDHGITTEGEGWSLTVVLLEGINLAAIRLSDPYVVFSCNEVFDFDAMNEPPSMLDPDVYDFYGPFDGSKSLGTNRRYLWVFLLGLLHIFQCLCPEKSVGMSALLLRLVLIGRASFVFPLSFISNLTKKSMSNKVNLKQQVIIWWAGLMRGVVSMNLLIISIGNDCERNLGISARCQRVGSRYD, encoded by the exons ATGTGTTGCTCTTATTCATGTTGGCTAATGTATGATGCAGTTAATAGAAAACCTTATCCAATTAAAG GTGATCATGGTATCACAACAGAGGGAGAAGGGTGGTCTCTAACTGTTGTCCTGCTAGAAGGAATTAATTTGGCAGCAATTAGGTTGTCCGATCCGTATGTGGTGTTCAGCTGCAATG AAGTATTTGATTTTGATGCGATGAATGAGCCTCCATCTATGCTGGATCCggatgtttatgatttttatggGCCGTTTGATGGATCCAAATCCCTTGGAACAAACAGGAGATATCTTTGGGTGTTTCTCTTGGGTCTGCTACACATATTTCAGTGTTTGTG TCCTGAAAAATCTGTTGGCATGAGTGCTTTGCTACTTCGATTGGTTCTGATAGGAAGAGCATCATTTGTATTCCCTCTTTCCTTTATATCAAACCTTACCAAGAAGTCCATGAGTAATAAAGTAAACCTCAAGCAACAG GTTATAATATGGTGGGCTGGTCTAATGAGAGGCGTTGTTTCAATGAACTTGCTTATAATCAG CATCGGAAATGACTGTGAGAGAAACCTTGGAATTTCTGCCAGATGTCAGAGAGTTGGATCACGCTATGATTAG
- the LOC108215303 gene encoding uncharacterized protein LOC108215303 isoform X3 — protein MDEVSMTINISANLQSLSSLHMECKTGDHGITTEGEGWSLTVVLLEGINLAAIRLSDPYVVFSCNGKTRSSSIKFQKSDPRWNGYFAEVFDFDAMNEPPSMLDPDVYDFYGPFDGSKSLGTNRRYLWVFLLGLLHIFQCLCPEKSVGMSALLLRLVLIGRASFVFPLSFISNLTKKSMSNKVNLKQQVIIWWAGLMRGVVSMNLLIISIGNDCERNLGISARCQRVGSRYD, from the exons ATGGATGAG GTTAGCATGACAATTAATATATCAGCCAACTTACAGTCACTGTCCAGTCTCCACATGGAATGCAAAACAG GTGATCATGGTATCACAACAGAGGGAGAAGGGTGGTCTCTAACTGTTGTCCTGCTAGAAGGAATTAATTTGGCAGCAATTAGGTTGTCCGATCCGTATGTGGTGTTCAGCTGCAATGGTAAAACCAGATCCAGTTCAATTAAGTTTCAGAAATCTGATCCTCGATGGAATGGTTATTTTGCAGAAGTATTTGATTTTGATGCGATGAATGAGCCTCCATCTATGCTGGATCCggatgtttatgatttttatggGCCGTTTGATGGATCCAAATCCCTTGGAACAAACAGGAGATATCTTTGGGTGTTTCTCTTGGGTCTGCTACACATATTTCAGTGTTTGTG TCCTGAAAAATCTGTTGGCATGAGTGCTTTGCTACTTCGATTGGTTCTGATAGGAAGAGCATCATTTGTATTCCCTCTTTCCTTTATATCAAACCTTACCAAGAAGTCCATGAGTAATAAAGTAAACCTCAAGCAACAG GTTATAATATGGTGGGCTGGTCTAATGAGAGGCGTTGTTTCAATGAACTTGCTTATAATCAG CATCGGAAATGACTGTGAGAGAAACCTTGGAATTTCTGCCAGATGTCAGAGAGTTGGATCACGCTATGATTAG
- the LOC108213612 gene encoding F-box/FBD/LRR-repeat protein At1g13570-like: MDYDTKRGQLDTGSRAVDRISNLPVNLKDLILERLPLHDAARTAVLSKSWRNVWEMQPVLVFDNVFFSRMVSGKDEQGQVSNVSRTISNILLLHDGPVSRFHLSVPLEFPLHKCLDADLWIKRISKSGIRILELSNETRVPYTMPSYLFSCLELTHLTLENCILNPPGRFGGFRNLIEVTLSRVEIAANMSFGTRLKRITLDGCTGIKHLGCQFNYQHNLIRELVIISSEGIDWRWFATTKKVHFLGLSLEGSSNSRKNITDLDKLLGNMPNIEELFLDKFFLRFLKPGASLSNRLTTTLVNLKTLLLSCAGGWDWVIIQRILCLIRSSPKLKKLHIWPELGVDRVHGTDSMAASRVEQYMLSPNFGNMILDQLETVHLEEVKGSRCELHFIKLLLASSPALRWMKISKSNTIGGPREELRILGEVTRLPRGSATAELIWTSAL, translated from the exons ATGGATTATGATACTAAAAGAGGGCAACTTGATACTGGATCCAGAGCTGTTGACAGAATTAGCAACTTGCCCGTAAACTTAAAAGACCTCATACTGGAACGCTTGCCACTGCACGATGCCGCAAGAACAGCTGTCCTCTCAAAAAGTTGGAGAAATGTATGGGAAATGCAACCAGTCTTGGTTTTTGATAATGTATTTTTCTCCCGAATGGTTTCAGGAAAAGATGAACAGGGCCAAGTATCTAATGTTTCAAGAACCATCAGTAACATTCTTTTACTTCACGATGGTCCTGTCTCCAGATTCCATCTTTCTGTTCCTTTAGAGTTTCCTCTTCATAAGTGTTTGGATGCAGATTTGTGGATCAAACGAATATCGAAAAGTGGGATTAGGATATTAGAGCTTAGTAATGAAACACGAGTTCCTTACACTATGCCTTCTTATCTGTTTTCATGTTTAGAGTTGACTCATTTGACACTCGAAAATTGTATACTCAACCCACCCGGAAGGTTTGGAGGTTTCAGGAATCTGATTGAAGTTACACTCTCACGTGTCGAAATTGCTGCTAATATGTCATTTGGGACTCGACTTAAAAGAATCACATTGGATGGTTGCACTGGGATTAAACATCTGGGATGCCAATTCAACTATCAGCACAATCTCATTCGTGAATTGGTGATCATTAGCAGTGAAGGAATTGATTGGCGATGGTTTGCAACCACCAAAAAGGTTCATTTTCTAGGTCTCTCATTGGAAGGGTCTTCAAATTCTAGGAAAAACATCACGGATTTAGACAAGTTACTTGGGAATATGCCTAATATCGAAGAACTTTTCCTCGACAAATTTTTCCTAAGG TTTCTGAAACCAGGTGCATCTCTGTCCAATAGACTTACAACCACATTGGTGAACTTAAAAACTCTGCTACTTTCCTGTGCTGGAGGTTGGGATTGGGTTATCATTCAGCGTATCCTGTGCTTGATTAGAAGTTCGCCCAAGCTGAAAAAACTTCATATATGGCCG GAATTGGGAGTAGACAGGGTGCATGGTACTGATTCAATGGCAGCTAGTAGGGTGGAACAGTATATGCTATCACCAAATTTTGGCAACATGATTCTTGACCAACTTGAAACTGTGCATCTAGAGGAAGTGAAGGGTTCAAGGTGTGAGCTTCATTTTATAAAGCTTTTGCTTGCATCTTCCCCTGCGCTTAGATGGATGAAGATCTCTAAAAGCAACACAATTGGTGGTCCTAGAGAAGAGTTGAGGATTCTAGGAGAGGTGACGCGGCTCCCTAGAGGATCCGCTACTGCAGAATTGATATGGACTTCTGctctttag
- the LOC108215303 gene encoding F-box/FBD/LRR-repeat protein At1g13570-like isoform X2, translating to MDRISNLPINILDLILERLPLHDAARTTTLSKTWRTLWGSQAELVFDDVFFSHLVSKKHKQASEISLTISHILLVHSGHILKFHLNIPKTLPLLYTDSWIRNISNSGVKKLELFNKRPSAYKMPSYLFSCSELTDLTLDNCILSPPLGFGGFCNLITARLSHVQITSDMSFGAQLETLDLKYCTRTFNLRGQFRCDNNIRKLMITYCQNFDWQMFKYIRNVETLGLVSAYRFRRVISFDSLVCKMPRIQVLLLDVFPFKSVEPGASVVFRRLRIMDKLISLQISFGFYDLVQTQSVICLIRSSPNLQNLRIRLTRRFILFFKTRSSWMRLA from the exons ATGGATAGAATTAGCAACTTGCCCATAAACATATTAGACCTCATTCTAGAACGTTTGCCGTTGCACGATGCAGCAAGAACTACTACACTGTCAAAAACTTGGAGGACTCTATGGGGATCACAGGCTGAACTAGTTTTTGATGATGTATTTTTTTCGCATCTTGTTTCTAAGAAACATAAACAAGCATCTGAAATTTCATTAACCATAAGTCACATTCTGCTGGTTCATAGTGGACATATATTGAAGTTCCATCTTAACATTCCCAAAACTCTGCCCCTTCTATACACAGATTCGTGGATTAGAAACATATCTAACAGCGGCGTTAAAAAATTGGAGCTTTTTAATAAACGACCCAGTGCCTACAAAATGCCTTCTTATCTGTTTTCCTGTTCAGAGTTAACTGATTTGACGCTTGATAACTGTATACTCAGTCCGCCCCTTGGATTTGGAGGCTTCTGTAATCTCATTACTGCTAGACTCTCTCATGTCCAAATTACTTCTGACATGTCATTCGGTGCTCAACTCGAAACACTGGATTTGAAATATTGCACCAGGACTTTCAATTTGAGAGGCCAATTTCGGTGTGATAACAATATCAGGAAGTTGATGATCACTTACTGTCAAaattttgattggcaaatgtTTAAATACATCAGGAATGTTGAAACTCTTGGCTTGGTGTCTGCATATCGGTTTCGAAGAGTGATTAGTTTTGACAGCTTAGTTTGCAAGATGCCCAGAATCCAAGTCCTTCTCCTCGATGTTTTTCCCTTTAag TCTGTGGAACCAGGTGCATCTGTTGTTTTTAGGAGACTTAGAATAATGGATAAGTTGATCTCTCTACAAATATCTTTTGGATTTTATGATCTGGTTCAGACTCAGTCTGTTATTTGCTTGATTAGAAGCTCGCCTAATCTGCAAAATCTTCGTATAAGGCTG ACTAGGAGATTCATTCTGTTTTTCAAGACTCGCTCTTCATGGATGAG GTTAGCATGA
- the LOC108213748 gene encoding F-box/FBD/LRR-repeat protein At1g13570-like: MSQKVSMDNDTKRRQLDTGSRAVDKISNLSVNLKYLILERLPLHDAARTAVLSKSWRNVWETHPVLVFDDVFFSRMVSGIDEQAQVSNVSRTISNILLLHDGSVSRFHLSVPLEFPLHKCLDADLWIKRISKSGIRILKLINITPVPYTMPSYLFSCLELTNLTLDNCILNPPQRFGGFRNLIKVKLSHVRITADMSFGSRLERMFLNLCTGIKHLGCQFNYQNNLIRDLVIFSRERIDWRWFGTTKKVHFLGLLLAGSSNSRKDISDLAKLLGNMPNIEDLLLDNFFLRFLELGASLSNRLPTTLVNLKTLLVSFGGDWDWVFIHRVLCLIRSSPKLKILRIWPEIGLSRMHGTDSVAASRAEQYMLSPDFVNTILDELETVHLKEVKGSGCELHFIKLLLASSPSLRWMKISKSDSIGGPKEELRILGEVARLPRASATAELIWTSAGSQDDW; encoded by the exons ATGTCTCAAAAAGTCAG CATGGATAATGATACTAAAAGAAGGCAACTTGATACTGGATCCAGAGCTGTTGACAAAATTAGCAACTTGTCCGTAAACTTAAAATACCTCATCCTTGAACGCTTGCCACTGCATGATGCCGCAAGAACAGCTGTCCTCTCAAAAAGTTGGAGAAATGTATGGGAAACACACCCAGTCTTGGTTTTTGATGATGTATTTTTCTCCCGAATGGTTTCAGGAATAGATGAACAGGCCCAAGTATCTAATGTTTCAAGAACCATCAGTAACATTCTTTTACTTCATGATGGTTCTGTCTCCAGATTCCATCTTTCTGTTCCTTTAGAGTTTCCTCTTCATAAGTGTTTGGATGCGGATTTGTGGATCAAACGAATATCGAAAAGTGGGATTAGGATATTAAAGCTTATTAATATAACACCAGTTCCCTACACTATGCCTTCTTATCTGTTTTCGTGTTTGGAGTTGACAAATTTGACACTTGATAATTGTATACTCAACCCACCCCAAAGATTTGGAGGTTTCAGGAATCTGATTAAAGTTAAACTCTCCCATGTCAGAATTACTGCTGACATGTCATTTGGGAGTCGACTTGAAAGAATGTTCTTGAATCTTTGCACTGGGATTAAACATCTGGGATGCCAATTTAACTATCAAAACAATCTCATTCGTGACTTGGTGATCTTTAGCAGAGAAAGAATTGATTGGCGATGGTTCGGAACCACCAAAAAAGTTCATTTTCTAGGTCTCTTGTTGGCAGGGTCTTCAAATTCTAGGAAAGACATCTCGGATTTAGCCAAGTTACTTGGGAATATGCCTAATATCGAAGATCTTCTCCTCGACAATTTTTTCTTGAGG TTTCTGGAGCTAGGTGCATCTCTTTCCAATAGACTTCCAACCACATTGGTGAACTTGAAAACTTTGCTAGTTTCCTTTGGTGGAGATTGGGATTGGGTTTTTATTCACCGTGTCCTGTGCTTGATTAGAAGTTCGCCCAAGCTGAAAATCCTTCGTATATGGCCG GAAATTGGATTAAGCAGAATGCATGGTACTGATTCAGTGGCAGCTAGCAGGGCTGAACAGTATATGCTATCACCAGATTTCGTCAACACGATTCTTGATGAACTTGAAACTGTGCATCTAAAGGAAGTGAAGGGTTCAGGGTGTGAGCTTCATTTTATAAAGCTTTTGCTTGCATCTTCCCCTTCGCTTAGATGGATGAAGATTTCTAAAAGCGACTCAATTGGTGGTCCTAAAGAAGAGTTGAGGATTCTAGGAGAGGTGGCACGGCTCCCTAGAGCATCCGCTACTGCAGAATTGATATGGACTTCTGCTGGTAGCCAGGATGATTGGTGA